The Elaeis guineensis isolate ETL-2024a chromosome 14, EG11, whole genome shotgun sequence genome has a segment encoding these proteins:
- the LOC105057002 gene encoding uncharacterized protein isoform X2 has translation MVNWELKHCCDHDQVVFIVTIGVFTVIILALWRTVLLTPFKLVTVFLHETSHALACKLTCGQVEGMEVHANEGGVTRTRGGIYWLILPAGFSFSPQHHHLSVSLIIHLWIMQWTLRGLCIGFIIFLAIIWLLQETTKVRVLRYIILFIGVMNSLFSVYDIYDDLISRRVHSSDAEKFAEIFPCPCNGVAWGVIWGLISFVFLCGSIYLGLVILS, from the exons ATGGTGAATTGGGAGCTCAAGCACTGCTGCGATCACGATCAGGTCGTCTTCATCGTGACCATCGGCGTCTTCACCGTCATCATCCTCGCC TTGTGGAGGACGGTATTGCTGACCCCTTTCAAGCTCGTCACGGTGTTTCTCCACGAGACCAGCCATGCTCTTGCGTGCAAACTAACATGCGGGCAG GTGGAAGGCATGGAGGTTCATGCCAATGAGGGTGGGGTCACGCGAACCCGTGGTGGCATCTACTGGCTAATTTTGCCTGCTGGGT TTTCATTTTCCCCTCAACATCATCATCTGTCTGTATCTCTGATAATACACTTGTGGATCATGCAGTGGACACTTCGAGGACTGTGCATAG gcttcatcatattccttgcGATCATTTGGCTTTTACAAGAAACTACGAAGGTCCGCGTTCTTCGCTATATCATTTTGTTCATAG GTGTAATGAACAGCTTATTTTCAGTTTATG ATATATATGATGATTTAATATCCCGAAGAGTCCACTCAAGTGATGCTGAGAAATTTGCTGAGATTTTCCCTTGCCCTTGTAATGGTGTAGCATGGGGGGTTATTTG GGGTCTGATATCATTTGTGTTTCTTTGCGGATCCATTTACCTTGGTCTTGTTATTTTGTCATAA
- the LOC105057002 gene encoding uncharacterized protein isoform X1: MVNWELKHCCDHDQVVFIVTIGVFTVIILALWRTVLLTPFKLVTVFLHETSHALACKLTCGQVEGMEVHANEGGVTRTRGGIYWLILPAGYLGSSFWGMVFVLASTNLLTTRIVAGCFIVALLIVLFVAKNWTLRGLCIGFIIFLAIIWLLQETTKVRVLRYIILFIGVMNSLFSVYDIYDDLISRRVHSSDAEKFAEIFPCPCNGVAWGVIWGLISFVFLCGSIYLGLVILS; the protein is encoded by the exons ATGGTGAATTGGGAGCTCAAGCACTGCTGCGATCACGATCAGGTCGTCTTCATCGTGACCATCGGCGTCTTCACCGTCATCATCCTCGCC TTGTGGAGGACGGTATTGCTGACCCCTTTCAAGCTCGTCACGGTGTTTCTCCACGAGACCAGCCATGCTCTTGCGTGCAAACTAACATGCGGGCAG GTGGAAGGCATGGAGGTTCATGCCAATGAGGGTGGGGTCACGCGAACCCGTGGTGGCATCTACTGGCTAATTTTGCCTGCTGGGT ATCTAGGATCATCATTTTGGGGAATGGTTTTCGTACTTGCATCTACGAACCTTCTCACTACAAGAATTGTAGCTGGTTGCTTTATAGTCGCATTGCTTATTGTCCTTTTTGTTGCTAAAAAT TGGACACTTCGAGGACTGTGCATAG gcttcatcatattccttgcGATCATTTGGCTTTTACAAGAAACTACGAAGGTCCGCGTTCTTCGCTATATCATTTTGTTCATAG GTGTAATGAACAGCTTATTTTCAGTTTATG ATATATATGATGATTTAATATCCCGAAGAGTCCACTCAAGTGATGCTGAGAAATTTGCTGAGATTTTCCCTTGCCCTTGTAATGGTGTAGCATGGGGGGTTATTTG GGGTCTGATATCATTTGTGTTTCTTTGCGGATCCATTTACCTTGGTCTTGTTATTTTGTCATAA
- the LOC105057002 gene encoding uncharacterized protein isoform X3: MVNWELKHCCDHDQVVFIVTIGVFTVIILALWRTVLLTPFKLVTVFLHETSHALACKLTCGQVEGMEVHANEGGVTRTRGGIYWLILPAGLDTSRTVHRLHHIPCDHLAFTRNYEGPRSSLYHFVHSWEKITCAALQTAGVMNSLFSVYDIYDDLISRRVHSSDAEKFAEIFPCPCNGVAWGVIWGLISFVFLCGSIYLGLVILS, from the exons ATGGTGAATTGGGAGCTCAAGCACTGCTGCGATCACGATCAGGTCGTCTTCATCGTGACCATCGGCGTCTTCACCGTCATCATCCTCGCC TTGTGGAGGACGGTATTGCTGACCCCTTTCAAGCTCGTCACGGTGTTTCTCCACGAGACCAGCCATGCTCTTGCGTGCAAACTAACATGCGGGCAG GTGGAAGGCATGGAGGTTCATGCCAATGAGGGTGGGGTCACGCGAACCCGTGGTGGCATCTACTGGCTAATTTTGCCTGCTGGGT TGGACACTTCGAGGACTGTGCATAG gcttcatcatattccttgcGATCATTTGGCTTTTACAAGAAACTACGAAGGTCCGCGTTCTTCGCTATATCATTTTGTTCATAG CTGGGAGAAAATTACCTGTGCTGCTTTGCAAACTGCAGGTGTAATGAACAGCTTATTTTCAGTTTATG ATATATATGATGATTTAATATCCCGAAGAGTCCACTCAAGTGATGCTGAGAAATTTGCTGAGATTTTCCCTTGCCCTTGTAATGGTGTAGCATGGGGGGTTATTTG GGGTCTGATATCATTTGTGTTTCTTTGCGGATCCATTTACCTTGGTCTTGTTATTTTGTCATAA